One stretch of Deinococcus radiopugnans ATCC 19172 DNA includes these proteins:
- the miaB gene encoding tRNA (N6-isopentenyl adenosine(37)-C2)-methylthiotransferase MiaB: MKAHTITYGCQMNEYDTHLVQSQLVSLGADLVDSVDEADFVLVNTCAVRGKPVDKVRSLLGQLRKTKAQRPLVVGMMGCLAQLEEGQQMARKFEVDVLLGPGSLLDIGAALESNGRFWGLQFKDELHEHIPPSPTGRLQAHLTIMRGCDHHCTYCIVPTTRGPQVSRSPDDILRELDLQLAAGVQEVTLLGQNVNAYGVDGGARLAGYPSFADLLRMVGRSGVRRIKFTTSHPMNFTEDVAAAMAETPAVCDFVHLPVQSGSSRVLRRMAREYTREKYLGHIADIKKHLPNVVLATDIIVGFPGETEEDFQETLSLYDEVGFDSAYMFIYSPRPGTPSYKHFADLPRELKTERLQRLIVKQKEWSKLKNATKVGTVQEVLLRGDAHSEGFLEGHTRGNHPTVVPKAIGADGAGVYSVLIGHSTPHMLYGQILGADGQPLPEIPRLEPQAAALSSPLQMA, from the coding sequence ATGAAGGCACACACCATCACCTACGGGTGTCAGATGAACGAGTACGACACGCACCTGGTTCAGTCGCAGCTGGTCAGCCTGGGCGCGGATCTGGTGGACAGCGTCGACGAGGCCGATTTCGTGCTGGTCAACACCTGCGCGGTGCGCGGCAAGCCGGTGGACAAGGTCCGCAGCCTGCTGGGGCAACTACGCAAGACCAAGGCCCAGCGCCCGCTGGTGGTGGGCATGATGGGCTGCCTGGCGCAGCTTGAAGAGGGCCAGCAGATGGCCCGCAAGTTCGAGGTGGACGTGCTGCTGGGGCCAGGCAGCCTGCTGGACATCGGCGCGGCGCTGGAGAGCAACGGGCGTTTCTGGGGCCTGCAGTTCAAGGACGAGCTGCACGAACACATTCCGCCCTCTCCCACGGGCAGGTTGCAGGCGCACCTGACCATTATGCGCGGCTGTGACCACCACTGCACGTACTGCATCGTGCCCACCACACGCGGCCCGCAGGTCAGCCGCTCGCCGGACGACATCCTGCGCGAACTGGACCTGCAGCTCGCGGCGGGGGTGCAGGAGGTCACGCTGCTGGGCCAGAACGTCAATGCTTACGGCGTGGACGGCGGGGCGCGGCTGGCCGGCTATCCCTCGTTCGCCGACCTCCTGCGCATGGTGGGGCGCAGCGGCGTGCGGCGCATCAAGTTCACCACCAGCCACCCCATGAACTTCACCGAGGACGTGGCCGCCGCGATGGCCGAGACGCCCGCCGTGTGCGACTTCGTGCATCTGCCGGTGCAGAGCGGCAGCAGCCGCGTGCTGCGGCGCATGGCCCGCGAATACACCCGCGAGAAGTACCTGGGTCACATCGCCGACATCAAGAAGCACCTGCCGAACGTGGTGCTCGCCACCGACATCATCGTGGGCTTTCCTGGCGAGACCGAGGAAGATTTTCAGGAAACCCTGAGCCTGTACGACGAGGTGGGGTTTGACAGCGCGTACATGTTCATCTACTCGCCGCGCCCTGGCACGCCCAGCTACAAGCACTTCGCGGACCTGCCGCGAGAGTTGAAGACCGAACGCCTGCAGCGCCTGATCGTGAAGCAGAAAGAATGGAGCAAGCTGAAAAATGCCACGAAAGTCGGCACCGTGCAGGAAGTGCTGCTGCGCGGCGACGCCCACAGCGAGGGCTTTCTGGAGGGCCACACGCGCGGCAACCACCCCACCGTGGTGCCCAAGGCCATCGGCGCCGATGGGGCAGGCGTCTATTCGGTGCTGATCGGCCACAGCACCCCGCACATGCTCTACGGCCAGATTCTGGGCGCAGACGGCCAGCCGCTGCCGGAAATTCCCCGGCTGGAGCCGCAGGCGGCGGCGCTGAGCAGCCCGCTCCAGATGGCGTAG
- a CDS encoding DUF5693 family protein, producing the protein MCFVTDPNRAPLSPIPQPEPRLPAAPTSLPPATRHPWTPLLLGLIALSLIPALLLGFGRVQYEQSQKTAALVMDYPALVIQARRFGLEPQALLDRYKALGVNGVALYEDTIASLEQRGELYLKSGADLAADFPGQAVKTNAVYMKAATPAIAEALRGRYTIPTREVTIGGQTWVEWPSDPRFLPAGPDTAAVNDFKQQGMVVVYRPYQDDAVPTQKVGTDWPDVPFIAFTGDEVIGARTPELLAQVDQAMGSRLPAIIEGNIQDGLDRLVETHGGVRLFALAPSYQNKLEPLDVASKYNLAARERGMRLLYLRPYPTINETEAMLGRTQQLLKRSGITLTEPQVGTFNPSPLLRALSVVGPLAALLLLGLSFPLSRLGVTLAGVVALLAFGLNTLHPFESAALLAAVAFPALGLVLRRSKVTDWFLATGLSLVGVLFVSALGASRESTLGLEPFRGVGLTLLLPLLLVALSFLPRQDIRKTAADIYAAPIRLGDVAVMALGFVLLSLVYERRGNATGGSASDFEASLRREVQDSIIRPRFKEIAAHPLGLLGLSGTLPGYFSGLLILAGVVGQSSILNTFSHFHTPLLISAARVFIGLGLGLLLGVVAIWALRTGMRLWKTYGSPRLGAGVRGQA; encoded by the coding sequence ATGTGCTTTGTGACCGACCCGAACCGCGCCCCACTGTCTCCCATCCCCCAGCCGGAGCCGCGCCTGCCTGCCGCGCCCACGTCGCTGCCCCCGGCGACCCGCCATCCCTGGACGCCGCTGCTGCTGGGATTGATCGCGCTGTCGCTGATCCCGGCGCTGCTGCTGGGCTTCGGGCGCGTGCAGTACGAGCAGTCCCAGAAAACGGCAGCGCTGGTGATGGACTACCCGGCGCTGGTGATCCAGGCCCGGCGTTTCGGGCTGGAGCCGCAGGCGCTGCTGGACCGGTACAAGGCGCTGGGCGTCAACGGCGTGGCGCTGTACGAGGACACCATTGCCAGCCTGGAACAGCGCGGCGAGCTGTACCTGAAAAGCGGCGCGGACCTGGCGGCGGACTTTCCGGGGCAGGCGGTGAAGACCAACGCGGTGTACATGAAGGCGGCCACGCCCGCCATTGCCGAGGCGCTGCGGGGCCGCTACACCATCCCCACCCGCGAGGTCACCATCGGCGGCCAGACCTGGGTGGAGTGGCCCAGCGACCCGCGCTTCCTGCCGGCCGGGCCGGACACGGCGGCGGTGAACGACTTCAAACAGCAGGGCATGGTGGTGGTCTACCGCCCCTATCAGGATGACGCGGTGCCCACCCAGAAGGTAGGCACGGACTGGCCGGACGTGCCCTTCATCGCCTTTACCGGCGACGAGGTGATCGGGGCACGCACCCCGGAACTGCTGGCGCAGGTGGATCAGGCGATGGGCAGCCGCCTGCCCGCCATCATCGAGGGCAACATTCAGGACGGGCTGGACCGGCTGGTGGAAACGCACGGCGGCGTGCGGCTGTTCGCGCTGGCCCCCAGCTACCAGAACAAGCTCGAGCCGCTGGACGTGGCCAGCAAGTACAACCTGGCCGCCCGCGAGCGCGGCATGCGGCTGCTGTACCTGCGCCCCTACCCCACCATCAACGAGACCGAGGCCATGCTGGGCCGCACCCAGCAGCTGCTGAAGCGCTCGGGCATCACGCTGACCGAGCCGCAGGTGGGCACCTTCAATCCCAGCCCGCTTCTGCGGGCGCTGAGCGTCGTGGGGCCGCTGGCGGCGCTGCTGTTGCTGGGCCTGAGCTTCCCGCTGTCCAGGCTGGGCGTGACCCTGGCGGGTGTGGTGGCGCTGCTGGCCTTTGGCCTGAACACCCTGCACCCCTTCGAGAGTGCGGCGCTGCTGGCCGCCGTGGCCTTTCCAGCGCTGGGGCTGGTCCTGCGGCGCTCAAAGGTCACCGACTGGTTCCTGGCCACCGGCCTCTCGCTGGTGGGCGTGCTGTTCGTGTCCGCGCTGGGGGCCAGCCGCGAGAGCACGCTGGGCCTCGAACCGTTCCGGGGCGTCGGCCTGACACTGCTGCTGCCGCTGCTGCTGGTGGCCCTGAGCTTCCTGCCGCGCCAGGACATCCGAAAGACCGCCGCCGACATCTACGCCGCCCCGATCCGGCTGGGCGACGTGGCCGTGATGGCGCTGGGGTTCGTGCTGCTGTCGCTGGTCTACGAGCGGCGCGGCAACGCCACCGGCGGCTCGGCCAGCGACTTCGAGGCGTCGTTGCGGCGCGAGGTGCAGGACTCGATCATCCGCCCGCGCTTCAAGGAGATCGCCGCGCATCCGCTGGGGCTGCTGGGCCTGAGTGGCACACTGCCCGGCTATTTCAGCGGCCTGCTGATCCTGGCCGGGGTGGTGGGGCAGTCCAGCATCCTGAACACCTTCTCGCACTTCCATACCCCGCTGCTGATCAGCGCGGCGCGCGTCTTTATCGGCCTGGGGCTGGGACTGCTGCTGGGCGTCGTCGCCATCTGGGCGCTGAGGACCGGAATGCGGCTGTGGAAAACCTACGGCTCGCCGCGCCTGGGCGCCGGTGTCAGAGGCCAGGCGTGA
- the csaB gene encoding polysaccharide pyruvyl transferase CsaB, whose protein sequence is MSRRVAVSGYYGFGNTGDEAIALAITREIKKRGLTPLLLSNTPQASAQAFGAEAAARMKPGPLLAAVARSSVLLSGGGGLLQDKTSARTLSYYLGVIRLARLLGKRVVIFNQSVGPLSPEGGRKVAAALRGLRIIVRDAGSLETLEGLGLKGELGGDPALLLTPTPELPRDLRSVVIAPRGDVTEALEPLREVTLQLRRAGRHVTALSFMPDHDDVAAHALGANVVVSTRDPQTALDTIARSGYVIGVRLHAVILAAAAGTPFSGVAYDPKVQGFCADAGAPSHPVPPPPAALVDEAIRRVTPDWNALEDMKLRAAHSFSRALT, encoded by the coding sequence GTGAGCCGCCGGGTGGCGGTCAGCGGGTACTACGGTTTCGGCAACACCGGCGACGAGGCGATTGCCCTGGCGATCACGCGCGAGATCAAAAAACGCGGCCTGACGCCCCTGCTGCTCTCCAACACGCCGCAGGCATCGGCCCAGGCGTTCGGCGCGGAGGCGGCGGCCCGCATGAAGCCGGGGCCGCTGCTGGCGGCGGTGGCCCGCTCGAGCGTGCTGCTCAGCGGCGGCGGCGGCCTGCTGCAGGACAAGACGAGCGCCCGGACCCTGAGCTACTACCTGGGCGTGATCCGGCTGGCCCGCCTGCTGGGCAAGCGCGTGGTGATTTTCAACCAGAGTGTCGGCCCGCTGTCGCCGGAAGGTGGGCGCAAGGTGGCCGCCGCATTGAGGGGCCTGCGGATCATCGTGCGCGACGCAGGCAGCCTGGAGACCCTGGAAGGCCTGGGCCTGAAGGGGGAACTGGGCGGCGATCCGGCCCTGCTGCTGACGCCCACGCCCGAGCTGCCCCGTGACCTGCGGAGCGTGGTCATCGCCCCGCGCGGGGACGTCACAGAGGCGCTGGAGCCGCTGCGGGAGGTGACGTTGCAGCTCCGGCGTGCGGGGCGACATGTCACGGCCCTGAGCTTCATGCCGGACCACGACGACGTGGCCGCGCACGCGCTGGGCGCCAACGTGGTGGTCAGCACCCGTGACCCGCAGACCGCGCTGGACACCATCGCCCGCAGCGGCTACGTGATCGGGGTGCGCCTGCACGCCGTGATCCTGGCTGCCGCCGCCGGAACGCCATTTTCCGGCGTCGCCTACGACCCCAAGGTCCAGGGCTTCTGCGCCGACGCGGGCGCCCCCAGCCATCCCGTCCCGCCCCCACCCGCGGCCCTGGTGGACGAGGCCATCCGCCGCGTCACCCCGGACTGGAATGCCCTGGAAGACATGAAACTGCGCGCCGCGCACAGCTTCAGCCGGGCGTTGACCTAG
- the scpA gene encoding methylmalonyl-CoA mutase produces the protein MSEQDIPPLDAWKALARKDLKGAEPETLNRVTPEGLTLQALYTRADLPAGAAETLPGLPPYTRGPRATMYAARPWTIRQYAGFSTAEASNAFYRRNLAAGQKGLSVAFDLATHRGYDSDHPRVVGDVGKAGVAIDSVEDMKLLFDGIPLDQMSVSMTMNGAVLPILAGYIVAGQEGGASLEQLSGTIQNDILKEFMVRNTYIYPPEPSMRIVADIIEYTAQKMPRFNSISISGYHLQEAGANAALELAYTLADGLEYVRAALAKGLDVDAFAPRLSFFFAIGMNFYTEVAKLRAARLLWAEIMAGFNPKNPMSRALRTHCQTSGWSLTEQDPYNNVVRTAIEAMAAVFGGTQSLHTNAFDEAIGLPTEFSARIARNTQLLIQEETGIPDVIDPWGGSYLMERLTFDLAEKARELMREVEELGGMAKAIEAGIPKLRIEESAARKQARIDRGEDVIVGVNKYQLSEQTPVELLEIDNDAVRESQIARLNRVKAERDAEAVRTALDALETAARTGEGNLLALSVEAMRARCTVGEVSDALERVWGRHAAEVRTLSGVYAQGYAGDEGFAGLQHDIEAFAEAEGRRPRMLVVKMGQDGHDRGAKVIATGFADLGFDVDVGPLFQTPDEAARQAVENDVHVIGVSSQAAGHKTLIPQLIAALREQEAGDILVIAGGVIPQQDYAALREAGVAGIFGPGTPILTSAREVLRLLRERNSTL, from the coding sequence ATGAGCGAGCAAGACATACCCCCGCTGGACGCCTGGAAGGCGCTGGCCCGCAAGGATCTGAAAGGCGCGGAACCTGAAACCCTGAACCGCGTCACCCCCGAGGGCCTGACCCTCCAGGCGCTGTACACCCGCGCCGATCTGCCCGCCGGGGCGGCGGAGACCCTGCCCGGCCTGCCGCCGTACACGCGCGGGCCGCGCGCCACCATGTACGCCGCGCGGCCCTGGACCATCCGGCAGTACGCGGGCTTTTCTACCGCCGAGGCCAGCAACGCCTTTTACCGCCGCAACCTGGCCGCCGGGCAAAAGGGCCTGTCGGTGGCCTTCGACCTCGCCACGCACCGGGGCTACGACTCGGACCACCCGCGCGTGGTGGGCGACGTGGGCAAGGCCGGGGTGGCGATCGACAGCGTCGAGGACATGAAGCTGCTGTTCGACGGCATTCCCCTGGATCAGATGTCGGTGTCCATGACCATGAACGGCGCGGTGCTGCCCATTCTGGCCGGATACATCGTGGCCGGGCAGGAGGGCGGAGCCAGCCTGGAACAGCTGTCGGGCACCATCCAGAACGACATTCTCAAAGAATTCATGGTCCGCAACACCTACATCTACCCGCCGGAACCGTCCATGCGGATCGTGGCCGACATCATCGAGTACACGGCGCAGAAGATGCCGCGTTTCAATTCCATTTCCATCAGCGGCTACCACCTGCAGGAAGCGGGCGCGAACGCCGCGCTGGAGCTGGCCTACACCCTGGCCGACGGCCTGGAATACGTGCGGGCCGCGCTGGCCAAGGGGCTGGACGTGGACGCCTTCGCCCCGCGCCTGAGCTTTTTCTTCGCCATCGGGATGAACTTCTACACCGAGGTCGCCAAGCTGCGCGCCGCCCGGCTGCTGTGGGCCGAGATCATGGCGGGCTTTAACCCCAAGAACCCCATGAGCCGCGCCCTGCGAACCCACTGCCAGACCAGCGGCTGGTCCCTGACTGAACAGGACCCGTACAACAACGTGGTGCGCACGGCAATTGAGGCGATGGCGGCGGTGTTCGGCGGCACCCAGAGCCTGCACACCAACGCCTTCGACGAGGCGATTGGCCTGCCCACCGAGTTCTCGGCCCGGATTGCCCGCAACACCCAACTGCTGATTCAGGAGGAAACCGGCATTCCCGACGTGATCGATCCCTGGGGCGGCAGCTACCTGATGGAGCGCCTGACCTTCGATCTGGCCGAAAAGGCCCGCGAGCTGATGCGCGAGGTCGAGGAACTGGGCGGCATGGCCAAGGCCATCGAGGCCGGGATTCCCAAGCTGCGGATCGAGGAAAGCGCGGCCCGCAAACAGGCGCGCATCGACCGCGGCGAGGACGTGATCGTGGGCGTCAACAAGTATCAGCTGAGCGAGCAGACCCCTGTGGAGCTTCTGGAGATCGACAACGACGCGGTGCGGGAATCGCAGATCGCGCGGCTGAACCGGGTCAAGGCCGAGCGGGATGCGGAGGCGGTCAGGACGGCGCTGGACGCCCTGGAAACAGCCGCCCGCACCGGCGAGGGCAACCTGCTGGCCCTGTCGGTGGAGGCCATGCGCGCCCGCTGCACGGTGGGCGAGGTCAGCGACGCGCTGGAGCGGGTCTGGGGCCGCCATGCTGCCGAGGTCCGCACCCTGAGCGGCGTCTACGCCCAGGGTTACGCCGGGGACGAGGGCTTCGCGGGACTCCAGCACGACATTGAGGCCTTTGCCGAGGCCGAGGGGCGCCGCCCGCGCATGCTGGTGGTCAAGATGGGCCAGGACGGCCATGACCGGGGGGCCAAGGTGATTGCCACCGGCTTTGCCGATCTGGGCTTCGATGTGGACGTGGGGCCGCTGTTCCAGACCCCCGACGAGGCCGCGCGGCAGGCGGTGGAGAACGACGTGCATGTGATTGGCGTCAGCTCTCAGGCGGCGGGTCACAAGACCCTGATTCCCCAGTTGATCGCCGCCCTGCGGGAGCAGGAAGCTGGGGACATCCTGGTGATCGCGGGCGGCGTCATTCCTCAGCAGGACTACGCGGCGTTGCGGGAGGCGGGCGTGGCGGGCATCTTCGGCCCCGGCACCCCGATCCTGACCAGTGCGCGCGAGGTGTTACGGTTGCTTCGGGAGCGGAATTCAACTCTCTGA
- a CDS encoding VOC family protein, translating to MFQPQTSAPVMSSPIAAGEPIWVDLDSPHPDQSRPFYTALFGWDYRISEQFGGHANAHVQGNKAAGISPMPPYSAREGRSAWTVYFASADLAADVGRVRHLGGRVLVGPMQIGDQGHMATCVDAGGATFGLWQDDQHGGFAAYDGPGRLVWAEVNTQDSAPAVSFYRQLLHADAQPLPGADYHQLMHGETGFAGVSGNAQNWDAVGAAGWMVYFYADDVDQTVQRAEQHGGQVLVAPFDMEFGRMAVLADPLGAVFSVMNPQPAGA from the coding sequence ATGTTCCAGCCCCAGACGTCTGCGCCCGTCATGTCCTCGCCTATTGCCGCCGGAGAACCGATCTGGGTGGATCTGGATTCGCCCCATCCAGACCAGAGCCGACCGTTCTACACCGCCCTGTTTGGCTGGGACTACAGGATTTCGGAGCAGTTTGGGGGCCATGCCAACGCCCATGTGCAAGGCAACAAAGCCGCAGGGATCAGCCCGATGCCGCCGTACTCGGCGCGGGAGGGCCGGAGTGCCTGGACCGTCTACTTTGCCAGTGCCGATCTTGCCGCCGATGTCGGGCGCGTGCGGCACCTGGGCGGCCGGGTGCTGGTCGGCCCCATGCAGATCGGCGATCAGGGGCACATGGCCACCTGTGTCGATGCCGGCGGCGCCACTTTCGGGCTGTGGCAGGACGATCAGCACGGCGGATTTGCAGCGTATGACGGGCCAGGCCGCCTGGTCTGGGCCGAGGTGAACACCCAGGATTCAGCCCCCGCCGTGTCGTTTTACCGTCAGCTGCTGCACGCCGACGCCCAGCCGCTTCCCGGCGCGGACTATCACCAGCTCATGCACGGCGAGACGGGCTTCGCGGGCGTGTCGGGCAACGCGCAGAACTGGGACGCCGTGGGCGCAGCCGGCTGGATGGTCTACTTCTACGCCGACGACGTGGATCAGACCGTGCAGCGGGCCGAACAGCACGGCGGTCAGGTGTTGGTGGCCCCCTTCGACATGGAGTTTGGCCGCATGGCGGTGCTGGCCGATCCGTTGGGGGCCGTCTTCTCGGTCATGAATCCGCAGCCTGCGGGCGCGTAA
- the meaB gene encoding methylmalonyl Co-A mutase-associated GTPase MeaB, which produces MSAHPLAAPLLAGSRRALARAITLSESTRADHETQAQQLLSEVAPHAGQSIRVGLTGVPGVGKSTFIEALGVHLADAGHRVAVLAVDPSSARTGGSIMGDKTRMPRLTVHPNAYIRPSPAGGNLGGVARRTREAITLCEAAGHDVVLVETVGVGQSETQVAAMTDLFVLLTLPNAGDELQGIKRGIMELADVCVVNKADSDPKAAVRAQTELRAALRLLTPHDAPWRPRALRASALTGEGVPEVWAAVLDYVGEVDVAARRRAQTAQWFDELLREAAWRIFREGLDGNNLRTLRAEVEAGQLTAIQGVAALTAG; this is translated from the coding sequence ATGTCCGCCCATCCCCTCGCCGCCCCCCTCCTGGCAGGCAGCCGCCGCGCGCTGGCCCGCGCCATCACCCTGAGCGAGTCCACGCGCGCCGATCATGAGACGCAGGCCCAGCAGCTTCTCTCGGAAGTCGCGCCGCACGCCGGGCAGAGCATCCGGGTGGGCCTGACCGGCGTGCCTGGGGTGGGCAAATCCACCTTTATCGAGGCGCTGGGCGTCCACCTGGCCGATGCGGGCCACCGGGTGGCCGTGCTGGCCGTCGATCCCAGCAGTGCCCGCACGGGCGGCAGCATCATGGGCGACAAGACGCGCATGCCCCGGCTGACGGTTCACCCCAATGCCTACATCCGCCCCAGCCCGGCGGGCGGCAATCTGGGCGGCGTGGCCCGGCGCACCCGCGAGGCCATCACGCTGTGCGAGGCGGCGGGCCACGACGTGGTGCTGGTGGAAACCGTGGGCGTGGGCCAGAGCGAGACGCAGGTGGCCGCCATGACCGACCTGTTCGTGCTGCTCACGCTGCCCAATGCCGGCGACGAGTTGCAGGGCATCAAGCGCGGCATCATGGAACTGGCCGACGTGTGCGTGGTGAACAAGGCCGACAGCGATCCGAAGGCGGCGGTGCGCGCCCAGACCGAACTGCGCGCGGCCCTGCGGCTGCTGACCCCGCACGACGCTCCGTGGCGGCCCCGTGCGCTGCGGGCCTCTGCCCTGACCGGCGAGGGCGTGCCGGAGGTGTGGGCGGCGGTACTGGACTACGTGGGCGAGGTGGATGTGGCGGCCAGGCGCCGTGCCCAGACCGCCCAGTGGTTCGACGAACTGCTGCGCGAGGCGGCGTGGAGGATCTTCCGTGAAGGCCTAGATGGCAACAACCTCCGCACCCTGCGGGCCGAGGTGGAGGCTGGACAGCTGACCGCGATTCAGGGCGTGGCCGCGCTCACGGCGGGTTGA
- a CDS encoding DNA-3-methyladenine glycosylase: MLFAPPEVAHAHALRPDFFAGDPVAVARALLGGRLVRVLPDGTVLAARIVETEGYDCPRDPSCHVIARLPGAAAAMGGEPGRVYFHFAYRQALLNVTCRPVGVQASILIRAAEPLLGEERMRELRPVKRSIELSNGPAKLVTALGLTPALAGQPIDTPAFYIVPGEALPESAVETTARVGLRRGAELPWRFVIRGNPWVSTGKPSAGTYETGLNPP; the protein is encoded by the coding sequence ATGCTGTTCGCCCCACCGGAGGTCGCCCACGCCCACGCCCTGAGGCCCGACTTTTTTGCGGGCGATCCGGTGGCGGTGGCCCGCGCCCTGCTCGGCGGGAGGCTGGTGCGCGTGCTGCCAGACGGCACGGTGCTGGCGGCCCGCATCGTGGAAACCGAGGGCTACGACTGCCCGCGTGATCCCAGCTGCCACGTGATCGCCCGGCTGCCCGGCGCGGCGGCGGCGATGGGCGGCGAGCCGGGCCGGGTGTACTTCCACTTCGCCTACCGGCAGGCGCTACTGAACGTCACCTGCCGTCCTGTGGGCGTGCAGGCGTCCATCCTGATCCGCGCCGCCGAGCCCCTCCTGGGCGAGGAGAGAATGCGCGAGTTGCGGCCCGTCAAGCGCTCGATTGAGCTGAGCAATGGCCCTGCCAAACTGGTCACGGCGCTGGGCCTGACCCCCGCACTGGCCGGCCAGCCCATCGACACCCCGGCCTTCTACATCGTGCCGGGTGAGGCGCTGCCGGAGTCGGCAGTCGAGACCACGGCGCGCGTGGGCCTGCGCCGGGGGGCCGAATTGCCGTGGCGTTTCGTGATCCGGGGCAATCCGTGGGTGTCGACGGGCAAACCGAGTGCGGGCACCTATGAAACGGGCCTCAACCCGCCGTGA
- a CDS encoding DUF2171 domain-containing protein: protein MTQNQNADAGQITERIAKDLKARLDQGGEHMQVKDKDGEHVGTVDHLDGDRIKLTKSDSSDSQHHYVPLSQVESMDNVAVYLNVTREEAMK from the coding sequence ATGACACAGAACCAGAACGCAGATGCAGGCCAGATCACCGAACGCATTGCCAAGGATCTCAAGGCCCGGCTGGATCAGGGCGGCGAGCACATGCAGGTCAAGGACAAGGACGGCGAGCACGTCGGCACCGTGGATCATCTGGACGGCGACCGCATCAAGCTGACCAAGAGCGACAGCAGCGACAGCCAGCACCACTACGTCCCGCTCTCGCAGGTGGAGAGCATGGACAACGTGGCCGTGTACCTGAACGTGACCCGCGAAGAGGCCATGAAGTAA